A single region of the Nicotiana sylvestris chromosome 6, ASM39365v2, whole genome shotgun sequence genome encodes:
- the LOC138871311 gene encoding uncharacterized protein: MNYTVTKQELLAIVYAFEKFRAYLLGSKVVVYTDHAALRYLMAKKDAKPRLIRWVLLLQEFDFEVKDHKGTQNQVADHLSRLEEAGRPQGDLEINDAFPDEHILALSSTFAPWYANIANYLVSDLIPDGLESYQRKKFLRDCRQYYWEEPYLFRVCTDNIIRRCVPEEEVMPILKACHDSPVGDHHGGNRTAAKVLECGYYWPSIYHDANQMVKACY, translated from the coding sequence ATGAACTACACGGTAACTAAGCAAGAGCTTCTTGCTATTGTGTATGCTTTTGAAAAATTCCGGGCTTATTTGTTGGGGTCCAAGGTGGTGGTATACACTGATCATGCGGCTCTTCGATAtctcatggcaaagaaggatgcaaaGCCTCGATTAATTCGATGGGTCttgttgttgcaagaatttgacttcgaagtcaaagatcacaagggaactcaaaatcaagtggcggatcaTTTGTCAAGGCTTGAGGAAGCAGGGAGACCGCAGGGAGATCTTGAAATCAACGATGCATTCCCTGATGAGCACATATTGGCATTATCTAGCACTTTTGCTCCTTGGTATGCCAATATTGCTAACTACTTGGTTAGTGACCTTATCCCGGACGGATTGGAATCTTATCAAAGAAAGAAGTTTTTGAGAGACTGTCGGCAATACTATTGGGAGGAACCATACTTGTTCCGTGTTTGTACTGACAATATTATCAGAAGGTGTGTTCCAGAAGAAGAAGTTATGCCAATTCTCAAGGCATGCCATGACTCACCGGTTGGGGATCATCATGGAGGAAATCGGACGGCGGCTAAAGTTCTTGAATGTGGGTATTATTGGCCTTCCATCTACCATGAtgccaatcaaatggtcaaggcttgCTACTAA